In one Alnus glutinosa chromosome 12, dhAlnGlut1.1, whole genome shotgun sequence genomic region, the following are encoded:
- the LOC133850996 gene encoding protein WUSCHEL has protein sequence MEPQQQQQQPNEDGGSGKGGFLCRPSSTRWTPTTDQIRILKDLYYNNGVRSPSAEQIQRISARLRQYGKIEGKNVFYWFQNHKARERQKKRFNVSDVPMQKGLIATGAWKPEESPIHTKYSMTPGVAASSSSSPGVIPLGHTGNCGYGPLTMEKSFRDCSISSGGNGGVGGSISHNFGWVGVDSYSSSYADVFDKRRSMEDQEEAAPEIETLPLFPMHGDDGINDFCNMKPSSGGYYTGWYRSGDDGNSGSRTSLELSLNSYSRRS, from the exons ATGGAacctcaacaacaacaacaacaaccaaacGAGGATGGCGGCAGTGGGAAAGGGGGATTCCTATGCAGGCCAAGCAGTACACGCTGGACGCCAACAACTGACCAGATAAGAATTCTAAAGGACCTTTACTACAACAATGGAGTTAGGTCCCCGAGCGCTGAGCAGATTCAGAGGATCTCCGCTAGGCTCAGACAATACGGAAAGATTGAAGGAAAGAACGTTTTTTATTGGTTTCAGAACCACAAAGCTCGTGAAAGGCAGAAGAAAAGGTTCAACGTCTCTGATGTCCCCATGCAAAAAGGACTAATTGCTACTGGTGCTTGGAAACCTGAAGAATCCCCCATCCACACCAAGTACTCCATGACTCCTG GGGTTGctgcttcatcttcttcttcacctggGGTGATTCCTTTGGGGCATACGGGGAACTGTGGATATGGACCTCTGACCATGGAGAAGAGCTTTAGG GACTGCTCAATATCAAGTGGAGGTAACGGTGGTGTTGGTGGATCCATTAGCCATAACTTTGGATGGGTTGGGGTTGATTCGTATTCTTCATCCTACGCTGATGTCTTTGACAAGAGAAGATCAATGGAAGATCAAGAAGAAGCTGCTCCAGAGATAGAAACTCTCCCACTGTTCCCCATGCATGGTGATGACGGCATCAATGACTTCTGCAACATGAAGCCTTCATCCGGCGGTTACTACACCGGCTGGTATCGGTCCGGCGACGATGGCAATAGCGGTTCTCGCACTTCCCTCGAGCTTAGCCTCAACTCCTACTCTCGCagatcttaa